One Luteibacter sp. 9135 DNA segment encodes these proteins:
- a CDS encoding DsbA family oxidoreductase codes for MSKPMKIDFVSDIACPWCAIGLGGLERALERLNGEVDAQITFHPFELNPQMPPGGENTLEHIVAKYGMSVDEVRMNRERITARAADVGFAMNTSDDSRIYNTFDAHRLLAWAAEQGRQHALKRRLLAVNFTDQADPGNRDVLVAAAAEVGLDAAAAREVLDTGRYAEDVRRDEALWQSRGITGVPAVVVNDRYLISGGQPPEEFERQLRKIAQESP; via the coding sequence ATGTCCAAACCCATGAAGATCGACTTCGTTTCGGATATCGCGTGCCCCTGGTGCGCCATCGGCCTGGGTGGGCTGGAGCGCGCGCTGGAGCGGCTGAACGGCGAGGTCGACGCGCAGATCACCTTCCATCCCTTCGAGCTCAACCCGCAGATGCCGCCTGGCGGGGAAAACACGCTGGAACACATCGTCGCCAAGTACGGCATGTCGGTTGACGAGGTTCGGATGAACCGCGAACGCATCACGGCGCGCGCCGCCGACGTTGGGTTCGCCATGAACACCTCCGACGACAGCCGCATCTACAACACCTTCGATGCGCATCGCCTGCTCGCCTGGGCCGCGGAACAGGGCAGGCAGCACGCGTTGAAGCGGCGACTGCTCGCGGTGAACTTCACCGACCAGGCCGATCCGGGAAACCGCGACGTGCTGGTCGCGGCAGCGGCCGAGGTGGGCCTGGATGCCGCGGCGGCGCGGGAAGTGCTCGACACGGGGCGCTACGCCGAGGACGTGCGTCGCGACGAAGCGTTGTGGCAAAGCCGTGGCATCACCGGTGTGCCGGCCGTGGTGGTGAACGACCGTTACCTCATCTCCGGCGGGCAGCCGCCGGAGGAGTTCGAGCGACAGCTGCGCAAGATCGCGCAGGAGTCGCCCTGA
- a CDS encoding FkbM family methyltransferase, which yields MIFDIMPATSRSRRQAMSAGIPPLDLSRLAPSLYAQGTEEAILTRILDRVAPASRYCVDIGASDGLRNSNTALLLRELGWLGTLVEGSAYRFGRLKETYGDAGNVRLVGERVQPDTVDDLLDAAGVPAVFDLLSLDIDGNDYWVWQGMQRHRARLVVIEYNPYYPPPERWVMAYDPEHNWDGSTHYGASLASLVALGATRGYELVCCDDMGNNAFFVDRALYPLLGIANNEPRMLFRPAMYNLRYVGHNRFLTGHPYRYGPGEAI from the coding sequence GTGATCTTCGATATCATGCCGGCCACGTCACGCAGCCGTCGGCAGGCCATGTCCGCAGGGATTCCACCACTCGACCTGTCGCGTCTGGCTCCCAGCCTCTACGCGCAGGGCACCGAGGAAGCCATCCTCACACGCATCCTGGACCGTGTCGCGCCAGCCAGTCGTTACTGCGTCGATATCGGCGCGAGCGACGGCCTGCGCAACAGCAACACGGCGCTGTTGCTGCGCGAGCTGGGCTGGCTGGGCACCCTCGTGGAAGGCTCGGCATACCGCTTCGGGCGCCTGAAGGAGACCTACGGCGACGCGGGCAACGTGCGCCTGGTCGGCGAGCGCGTCCAGCCCGATACGGTGGACGACCTGCTCGACGCCGCCGGCGTGCCGGCGGTGTTCGACCTGCTCTCGCTGGATATCGACGGCAACGATTACTGGGTATGGCAAGGCATGCAGCGCCATCGCGCACGCCTGGTGGTCATCGAGTACAACCCGTATTACCCGCCGCCGGAGCGCTGGGTGATGGCCTACGACCCCGAACACAACTGGGATGGATCGACTCACTACGGAGCCAGCCTGGCATCGCTGGTGGCCCTGGGCGCCACGCGGGGTTACGAGCTGGTGTGTTGCGACGACATGGGCAACAACGCGTTCTTCGTCGATCGCGCGCTCTACCCCCTGCTGGGCATCGCGAACAACGAGCCGCGCATGCTGTTCCGCCCCGCGATGTACAACCTGCGCTACGTGGGCCACAACCGCTTCCTCACCGGCCATCCCTACCGTTACGGCCCGGGCGAGGCGATCTGA
- a CDS encoding phosphotransferase enzyme family protein — MTSLPTLPAAYDLRLRGDGQPVTTRVARWRSDVGEVAVKTFAAADRARGEWEACILAFLGEGPASPDIRVQTLVPTRDGAAWAGQPDGGCVLVTRWETGRYRAYDTYAANEWAALGRGLGTLHARLDAMPGQAPQTLSARLAHIDPAVERAKLELELADRPFPSHPRIDAAWVARYLALCREMLAACYPGAVEGFPTDDTQRPIHNDYNQFNYLFGDTLPPLVIDWEASIGAPREFEVVRCLNHLPLQAPALARTFVHAYRERRPLRAGHMRWAVDVACLMHATKHWVLQGWLDGLPGFDQRLLGAMEMVTMLARGRERLGAFFVDTIEGSH, encoded by the coding sequence GTGACGTCGTTGCCCACCCTTCCCGCCGCCTACGACCTACGCCTGCGCGGCGACGGCCAGCCGGTCACCACACGCGTGGCGCGCTGGCGGAGCGACGTCGGCGAGGTCGCGGTGAAGACGTTCGCGGCCGCCGATCGGGCACGCGGCGAATGGGAAGCCTGCATCCTGGCCTTTCTCGGCGAGGGCCCGGCGAGCCCGGACATCCGTGTCCAGACCCTTGTACCCACCCGTGACGGTGCGGCATGGGCCGGGCAGCCGGACGGTGGCTGCGTTCTGGTCACGCGGTGGGAGACGGGCCGTTACCGTGCTTACGACACCTACGCCGCGAACGAGTGGGCCGCGCTGGGCCGTGGCCTGGGCACCCTGCACGCGCGCCTGGACGCGATGCCGGGGCAGGCTCCGCAGACGCTCTCCGCGCGATTGGCCCATATCGATCCCGCGGTGGAGCGCGCGAAGCTGGAGCTGGAGCTGGCGGATCGTCCGTTTCCTTCCCATCCCCGGATCGACGCCGCCTGGGTGGCGCGCTATCTGGCCCTGTGCCGCGAGATGCTGGCTGCGTGTTACCCCGGGGCCGTCGAAGGCTTCCCCACCGACGATACCCAGCGGCCTATCCACAACGACTACAACCAGTTCAATTACCTGTTCGGCGACACGCTGCCGCCGCTCGTCATCGACTGGGAAGCTTCCATCGGCGCACCGCGCGAATTCGAGGTGGTGCGCTGTCTCAACCATCTTCCGCTGCAGGCTCCTGCGCTGGCGCGCACCTTCGTTCATGCCTATCGGGAACGCCGCCCGCTGCGCGCCGGGCACATGCGCTGGGCGGTGGACGTGGCCTGCCTGATGCACGCCACCAAGCACTGGGTGTTGCAGGGCTGGCTGGACGGCCTGCCGGGCTTCGACCAGCGGCTACTGGGTGCGATGGAGATGGTGACGATGCTGGCGCGCGGGCGCGAGCGCCTCGGCGCGTTCTTCGTCGACACCATCGAGGGATCGCACTGA
- a CDS encoding radical SAM protein, whose amino-acid sequence MSSERQHVFPPPMERHYPIVDGRIRTRSLEAHIVDHCNLTCVECCSLSPLLPAWTADPETLCADLRRAARVLQPRVFKLVGGEPTLHPALVDILQAVRGTGIAPTISVTTNGLLLDRMPDAFWAGVDALTISLYPRPRLSDERIRHVEAMAARFDVRLNWKPQAQFVRMTRDPASTDVAETQAIYHDCWLRERCHLLRDGIFYTCTRPAHFHTLHRGRDDFTQDGLPLHDGPSLADEIHAYLSREAPLRACFHCHGGSAVMEPHRMMGRAELDAAKARFA is encoded by the coding sequence ATGTCCAGCGAACGGCAACACGTGTTTCCGCCTCCCATGGAGCGGCATTACCCCATCGTGGACGGACGTATCCGCACACGGTCGCTCGAGGCTCACATCGTCGACCACTGCAACCTGACCTGCGTGGAGTGTTGTTCGCTGTCGCCCTTGCTGCCTGCGTGGACAGCCGATCCGGAGACGCTCTGCGCCGACCTGCGCCGCGCCGCGCGCGTGCTGCAACCCCGTGTGTTCAAGCTGGTGGGCGGCGAGCCGACCCTGCATCCCGCGCTCGTCGATATCCTGCAAGCGGTGCGCGGCACCGGTATCGCGCCGACGATCTCGGTCACCACCAACGGGTTGCTGCTGGACAGGATGCCGGACGCGTTCTGGGCCGGCGTGGACGCCCTGACCATCTCGCTGTATCCGCGACCCCGCCTGTCCGACGAACGCATACGGCACGTGGAAGCCATGGCCGCGCGCTTCGACGTGCGCCTCAATTGGAAGCCGCAGGCGCAGTTCGTCCGGATGACGCGCGACCCCGCCTCCACGGATGTCGCGGAAACGCAGGCGATCTACCACGACTGCTGGCTGCGGGAGCGGTGCCACCTGCTGCGCGACGGCATCTTCTACACCTGCACCCGTCCCGCGCATTTCCACACCCTCCACCGCGGGCGCGACGACTTCACGCAGGATGGCCTGCCGCTGCACGACGGCCCCTCGCTGGCCGACGAGATCCACGCCTACCTGTCGCGCGAGGCGCCCCTGCGGGCCTGCTTCCACTGTCACGGCGGCAGCGCCGTCATGGAGCCGCACCGCATGATGGGGCGGGCCGAACTCGACGCCGCAAAGGCCCGCTTCGCATGA
- a CDS encoding asparagine synthase-related protein, whose protein sequence is MILRERDPFGIRQVVYHPRSATFGGGIRELLRQAQLPTGPLDSQAIGGYLTGARYADRTILADVRAVPPGYALVEASEGLAVIERPLRRTAGDLETLLLDALRDVLADGRTTAVALSGGLDSALILGLLHTHGIRHLPVYVLATGLPGYDERAAACETARRRGVEVIVVEAGAQAFVDALPEAMRHLEEPLYNLHPVAKLLLARAMARDGIVRAITGDGVDQVLRRDRSADYLPLCRTLFEAAGVQLSAPFLATPVVAHLCSSPADPDKRCIRRLARHHGVSRALTEGPKRARLAPPMDLGHLLPAAPILALAAVLGLPVPTLATDAERVQWATLLLLLRDLGVTA, encoded by the coding sequence ATGATTCTTCGCGAGCGCGATCCTTTCGGGATCAGGCAGGTCGTCTACCATCCCCGCAGCGCGACGTTCGGCGGCGGCATCCGCGAGCTGTTGCGCCAAGCGCAGCTGCCAACGGGGCCGCTGGACAGCCAGGCGATCGGCGGTTATCTCACCGGCGCACGGTATGCCGATCGCACGATCCTGGCCGACGTCCGGGCCGTGCCTCCCGGCTACGCCCTCGTTGAGGCGAGCGAGGGGCTGGCAGTGATCGAGCGCCCGCTGCGCCGCACCGCGGGCGACCTGGAAACGCTGCTGCTCGACGCCCTGCGCGACGTCCTGGCCGATGGGCGGACTACCGCCGTCGCACTCAGTGGCGGCCTGGACTCCGCCCTGATCCTGGGCCTGCTGCATACCCACGGCATCCGTCACCTCCCGGTCTACGTCCTCGCCACCGGCCTTCCCGGCTACGACGAGCGCGCGGCGGCCTGCGAGACGGCACGCCGCCGGGGCGTCGAGGTGATCGTGGTCGAGGCCGGTGCCCAGGCGTTCGTCGACGCCCTGCCCGAGGCCATGCGTCATCTGGAGGAACCGCTGTACAACCTGCATCCGGTGGCGAAGCTGCTACTGGCCCGGGCCATGGCGCGCGACGGCATCGTGCGGGCCATCACCGGCGACGGCGTGGACCAGGTGCTGAGGCGCGATCGCTCCGCCGACTACCTGCCTTTGTGCCGGACCCTGTTCGAGGCGGCCGGCGTGCAACTGTCCGCGCCGTTCCTCGCTACGCCCGTGGTGGCGCACCTGTGCTCGTCGCCCGCCGATCCGGACAAGCGCTGCATCCGGCGTCTCGCCCGGCATCACGGTGTGTCGCGCGCCCTGACCGAAGGCCCCAAGCGTGCACGGCTGGCACCGCCGATGGACCTCGGGCACCTGCTGCCAGCGGCGCCCATCCTCGCGCTGGCCGCCGTGCTCGGCCTGCCGGTGCCGACACTGGCGACGGATGCGGAACGGGTGCAGTGGGCCACGTTGCTCCTGCTGCTGCGCGACCTCGGCGTTACCGCCTGA
- the asnB gene encoding asparagine synthase (glutamine-hydrolyzing): MGHVAPAAARPRRYRLMCGLAGLIRFDGGARGQIARVLAVRDRQRHRGPDGEGLWHDEHAVLGHTRLALLDAPHGAQPMASPDGRYVLVYNGEVYNHDALRRELAAHWSFRSSSDSEVVLAAYATWGEACVLRFNGMFAFLVWDTWQRRAFAARDRLGIKPFVFMQDHDEFVFASEAKALLSAMRTRPRAHREAVTEYLVAPFFSGVARPMFDGMAYLAPGHVLHVAEDGIRTRPWCVERDPPRTAASWTDTAHTLRHHLDQAVRHTLIADAPVGLFLSGGLDSTLIGALAKQAGATPQSFTLAFEGHATYDYAASLIVGSDDQPYAELASTQLGLPRMDVVPLRATFADSVRDVATQNDALPAWEQEVAQHHLARAASRRVKAVMVGDAADETHFGYHFLLDPHAVADPLHVLQRLTGDPYLRPGLLDAPLVHFAGLYRQLAVDAGHAWSTPGDGLRATQWLVRHRWLQRLLHNGDIHGMAHGLEARVPFGDTDLLEVAASVSPDDALRHGVEKALLREAARGLVPEAIRCRRKSALPKDQGTGEAIRRHARDTLATHGEPVAAVMDVPRLLRRCEDARPLDEHERAVMFRAASLSHWATLHDVDIA; this comes from the coding sequence GTGGGCCACGTTGCTCCTGCTGCTGCGCGACCTCGGCGTTACCGCCTGATGTGCGGCCTGGCGGGGTTGATCCGTTTCGATGGCGGCGCGCGGGGGCAGATCGCGCGCGTGCTGGCCGTGCGCGACCGCCAGCGTCACCGCGGACCGGATGGCGAAGGCCTCTGGCACGACGAGCATGCCGTGCTTGGCCACACCCGGCTCGCCCTGCTGGATGCGCCACATGGCGCCCAGCCCATGGCGAGCCCGGACGGTCGCTACGTGCTCGTCTACAACGGCGAGGTCTACAACCATGACGCCCTGCGCCGCGAGCTGGCGGCGCACTGGTCGTTCCGCTCGTCCAGCGACAGCGAAGTGGTGCTGGCTGCCTACGCCACCTGGGGCGAAGCGTGCGTGCTGCGCTTCAACGGCATGTTCGCCTTCCTGGTCTGGGACACGTGGCAACGGCGGGCATTCGCCGCGCGCGATCGCCTGGGCATCAAGCCGTTCGTCTTCATGCAGGACCACGACGAGTTCGTCTTCGCCTCGGAAGCCAAGGCCCTCCTTTCCGCCATGCGCACCCGTCCGCGAGCCCATCGGGAAGCGGTGACCGAATACCTGGTGGCGCCGTTCTTCAGCGGCGTGGCGCGACCGATGTTCGACGGCATGGCCTACCTCGCACCGGGCCATGTGCTGCACGTGGCGGAGGACGGCATACGCACCCGGCCCTGGTGCGTCGAACGCGATCCGCCGCGCACGGCGGCCTCGTGGACCGACACCGCGCACACGCTGCGCCACCACCTCGACCAGGCCGTGCGGCACACCCTCATCGCCGATGCGCCGGTGGGCCTGTTCCTCAGCGGTGGGCTGGATTCCACGCTCATCGGTGCGTTGGCGAAGCAGGCAGGCGCGACACCGCAAAGCTTTACCCTCGCCTTCGAGGGGCATGCCACGTACGACTACGCGGCCTCGTTGATCGTCGGTTCGGACGACCAGCCCTACGCGGAACTGGCATCGACGCAGCTGGGCCTGCCACGCATGGACGTCGTACCCCTGCGCGCCACCTTCGCCGACAGCGTGCGTGATGTAGCCACCCAGAACGACGCCCTGCCCGCCTGGGAGCAGGAGGTGGCACAGCACCACCTGGCCCGCGCCGCCAGCCGCCGGGTGAAGGCGGTGATGGTCGGGGATGCGGCCGACGAAACGCACTTCGGCTACCACTTCCTGCTCGATCCGCACGCGGTTGCCGATCCGCTGCACGTGTTGCAGCGGCTCACCGGCGATCCGTACCTGCGCCCGGGCCTGCTGGACGCACCGCTGGTCCATTTCGCCGGGCTGTATCGCCAGCTGGCCGTGGACGCCGGCCATGCGTGGTCGACACCGGGGGATGGCCTGCGCGCCACGCAGTGGCTGGTCCGGCACCGCTGGCTGCAGCGGCTGCTGCACAACGGCGATATCCACGGCATGGCCCATGGCCTGGAAGCCCGCGTGCCGTTCGGCGATACGGACCTGCTGGAGGTCGCCGCATCGGTCTCGCCCGACGACGCGCTGCGCCACGGCGTGGAAAAGGCGCTGCTGCGCGAGGCGGCGCGCGGCCTGGTGCCCGAAGCCATCCGTTGTCGGCGCAAGTCCGCGCTGCCGAAAGACCAGGGCACGGGCGAAGCGATCCGGCGGCACGCGCGCGACACGCTGGCCACCCACGGCGAGCCGGTCGCCGCCGTCATGGACGTGCCGCGCCTGTTGCGCCGCTGCGAGGATGCCCGGCCGCTCGACGAACACGAGCGCGCCGTGATGTTCCGCGCCGCCTCGCTGTCGCACTGGGCGACCCTGCACGATGTGGACATCGCATGA
- a CDS encoding glycosyltransferase, with product MSRILFCVVPERGHVNPCIGPALALKHGGHAVAFHAPGDIRPQLARAGGFTCFGPTESPRPADWRRGAGFARQVRDPAWLRTWVTSLLLDDVEPEVARIRDSIQAWRPDVVVIDPLLYAAAIAAGAAGLPWVAMSNSLNPVLPASLDSELLRTVASLAPRRAALFAAHGMAPRFRGCDVLSPWLTLAFATEHFVGDAPAGVTLVGPSLPPGARGDEPAFDGDSLDAALPLIYMSLGSQIYYQPAMFATVIDAVRDRPLQLLLSVGDLIDTDALPPLPRNVRAVRYAPQLAMLERASLFITHGGANSVMEALSFGVPMIVSPLCNDQFHQVHFIEQAGVGRHLDLRHASVAQTATTIEAMLGSPGLQANVARVAHGYRRSGADEAARLVSRLAEETRRATGS from the coding sequence ATGAGTCGCATCCTCTTCTGCGTGGTGCCCGAGCGCGGCCACGTCAATCCCTGCATCGGGCCCGCGCTGGCGCTGAAACACGGCGGCCACGCCGTGGCGTTCCACGCACCGGGCGACATCCGTCCACAGCTGGCGCGCGCGGGCGGCTTCACCTGTTTCGGACCCACCGAATCGCCCCGCCCGGCCGATTGGCGACGTGGCGCCGGCTTCGCCCGGCAGGTACGCGATCCGGCCTGGCTGAGGACGTGGGTCACCTCGTTGTTGCTCGACGACGTGGAGCCCGAGGTGGCGCGCATCCGCGACAGCATCCAGGCATGGCGCCCGGATGTCGTCGTCATCGATCCGTTGCTCTACGCCGCCGCGATCGCCGCCGGAGCGGCAGGCCTGCCATGGGTCGCGATGTCCAACTCGCTCAACCCCGTGCTTCCGGCGTCACTGGATTCCGAACTGCTGCGTACCGTGGCGTCGCTGGCTCCACGGCGCGCGGCGTTGTTCGCCGCGCACGGCATGGCGCCCCGGTTCCGCGGCTGCGACGTGCTCTCGCCGTGGCTGACGCTGGCGTTCGCGACGGAGCACTTCGTCGGCGATGCGCCGGCGGGTGTCACGCTGGTGGGCCCGTCGCTTCCGCCGGGCGCACGCGGCGACGAGCCCGCGTTCGACGGCGATAGCCTCGACGCCGCACTGCCGCTGATCTACATGTCGCTGGGTAGCCAGATCTACTACCAGCCCGCGATGTTCGCGACGGTGATCGACGCCGTGCGCGACCGGCCGCTGCAACTGCTGCTTTCCGTGGGCGACCTGATCGACACGGATGCCTTGCCACCGTTGCCCCGCAACGTGCGGGCCGTGCGCTACGCGCCCCAGCTGGCAATGCTGGAACGTGCCTCCCTTTTCATCACCCACGGGGGCGCCAATTCGGTCATGGAAGCGTTGTCCTTCGGCGTGCCGATGATCGTCTCGCCGCTGTGCAACGATCAGTTCCACCAGGTGCACTTCATCGAACAGGCGGGGGTGGGACGGCATCTCGACCTGCGTCATGCATCGGTTGCGCAGACGGCAACGACCATCGAGGCGATGCTCGGCTCGCCCGGCCTACAGGCGAACGTCGCACGGGTCGCACACGGCTATCGCCGGTCCGGCGCCGACGAAGCGGCGCGCCTGGTCAGTCGGCTCGCCGAAGAAACCCGTCGGGCGACAGGGTCATGA
- a CDS encoding cephalosporin hydroxylase family protein, translating into MSERIAARMRDLTLAWLSRAGETDHLFQTRWLGERFFHLPGDMLAIQELVWRIRPRCIVQTGVAAGGGAVFTASMLELVGEDGIVVAIEPRLRPDVRERLAAHRLAERIHLVEGHPLEDATVAAVKTLVGERSPVMLVLDLTHTHEHVLGELRTYAPWVTPGSYVVVMDTIMEHLPPETFAGKPYGRGNNPATATRAFLAEDPRFVVDHEIEDRVIMTLSPDGFLRRAD; encoded by the coding sequence ATGTCCGAACGCATCGCCGCGCGCATGCGCGATCTCACCCTCGCCTGGCTGAGCCGCGCGGGCGAAACCGATCACCTGTTCCAGACCCGCTGGCTGGGCGAGCGGTTCTTCCACCTTCCCGGCGACATGCTGGCCATCCAGGAACTGGTCTGGCGCATCAGGCCACGCTGCATCGTGCAGACCGGCGTCGCGGCCGGTGGCGGTGCGGTGTTCACCGCGTCGATGCTGGAGCTGGTGGGCGAGGACGGGATCGTCGTGGCGATCGAGCCGCGGCTTCGCCCCGACGTACGCGAGCGTCTCGCGGCGCATCGCCTGGCCGAGCGGATACACCTGGTGGAAGGCCACCCGCTGGAGGATGCCACGGTGGCCGCAGTGAAGACGTTGGTCGGTGAGCGGTCGCCGGTCATGCTCGTGCTGGACCTCACGCACACCCACGAGCACGTGCTGGGCGAATTGCGCACCTATGCGCCCTGGGTCACGCCGGGCAGTTATGTCGTGGTGATGGATACGATCATGGAACACCTGCCGCCGGAGACCTTCGCCGGCAAGCCGTACGGCCGGGGCAACAACCCGGCGACGGCCACGCGGGCGTTCCTGGCGGAAGACCCGCGCTTCGTCGTGGATCACGAGATCGAGGACCGGGTGATCATGACCCTGTCGCCCGACGGGTTTCTTCGGCGAGCCGACTGA
- a CDS encoding phosphotransferase, with translation MDGVTEGALRQMLQRAWGWGEVRLVPLTGGHTNRSFLVHGDAPPCVARLSWAGKTATQVDREARMLALATEGLHTIAVPTIIPTLHGAGHVTTAAGQWLHVFERIEGTTGVPVGVPGASADAMRGLATLHAALARAATDTGDPVAWLLTRYRRVYSRGMPTFMHGLVREREYDAVLTHAGDCLARASTSSWASRRIQWLHGDFHAGNLLFHGARLRGVVDFDEVGQGSAWLEAAFAAFALSRDVTREDAFCFDTIAWGQSMCNYACSGSVGDVATWIARRDVLATLFCVDQVLIHLEAAQRGLWIPGPGMGFLGGWQTLLQLAQASPASAAGDASQRRTASTVASLVSAQGDPSCRQTTASSPAAD, from the coding sequence ATGGACGGCGTGACGGAGGGCGCATTGCGCCAGATGCTGCAACGCGCCTGGGGATGGGGCGAGGTGCGCCTGGTCCCCTTGACGGGCGGTCATACTAACAGGTCGTTCCTCGTGCACGGCGATGCCCCGCCCTGTGTCGCGCGCCTGTCGTGGGCGGGGAAAACGGCGACCCAGGTGGATCGGGAGGCGCGGATGCTCGCGCTGGCCACCGAGGGCCTGCACACGATCGCCGTTCCCACGATCATCCCCACGCTGCATGGCGCCGGCCATGTCACGACGGCGGCCGGTCAGTGGCTGCACGTCTTCGAACGCATCGAAGGCACCACCGGCGTGCCCGTCGGCGTGCCGGGCGCCTCCGCGGATGCCATGCGCGGCCTGGCGACGCTGCATGCCGCGCTGGCACGTGCCGCCACGGACACCGGCGATCCGGTGGCATGGCTGCTGACCCGCTACCGACGCGTGTACTCACGCGGCATGCCGACCTTCATGCACGGTCTGGTGCGGGAACGCGAGTACGACGCTGTGCTGACGCACGCAGGCGACTGCCTGGCCCGGGCGTCGACATCGTCATGGGCATCGCGGCGGATCCAGTGGCTGCATGGCGACTTCCATGCGGGAAACCTGCTCTTCCACGGCGCGCGGCTGCGCGGGGTGGTGGATTTCGACGAGGTGGGGCAAGGCTCCGCCTGGCTCGAAGCGGCGTTCGCGGCGTTCGCGCTCAGCCGCGACGTGACCCGCGAGGACGCCTTCTGCTTCGACACGATCGCGTGGGGACAGTCGATGTGCAACTACGCGTGCTCCGGAAGTGTGGGCGATGTGGCGACGTGGATCGCCCGCCGTGACGTCCTGGCCACGCTGTTCTGTGTCGACCAGGTACTGATCCACCTGGAGGCCGCACAACGCGGCCTGTGGATACCCGGCCCCGGCATGGGCTTCCTCGGCGGCTGGCAAACGCTGCTGCAGCTGGCTCAGGCCTCGCCGGCCAGCGCCGCCGGCGACGCCAGCCAGCGTCGCACCGCTTCGACCGTGGCATCCCTCGTCTCGGCGCAGGGCGACCCATCGTGCAGGCAAACGACCGCATCCTCGCCGGCCGCCGACTGA